In a single window of the Papaver somniferum cultivar HN1 chromosome 8, ASM357369v1, whole genome shotgun sequence genome:
- the LOC113301929 gene encoding uncharacterized protein LOC113301929: MLLLYDSSSLIILMDCEMKNVCNTSNYKIFFLGGTAMVVIDASMLYLIKWSSNAEVHCGPTSLEFHMPMGPVLFVVKGSEQKQYLMEMVKFHAYMNDSICKRNEVLDESTYLSRKLHLRDYDYLPVDRQFVMVHFSFW; this comes from the exons ATGTTGCTGCTTTATGATTCATCTTCTCTTATAATTTTAATG GACTGCGAAATGAAAAATGTATGCAACACATCGAACTATAAG ATTTTTTTCCTTGGAGGGACTGCAATGGTGGTCATCGATGCTTCCATGTTGTACTTGATAAAGTGGAGCTCAAATGCAGAAGTTCA CTGTGGACCTACTTCATTAGAATTCCATATGCCAATGGGTCCCGTCTTATTTGTAGTGAAGGGGAGTGAACAAAAGCAGTATTTGATGGAGATGGTCAAATTTCACGCTTATATGAATGACAGTATTTGTAAGAGGAATGAAGTTTTGGATGAATCCACGTATTTATCAAGAAAACTTCATCTACGGGATTACGACTATTTACCAGTTGATAGACAGTTTGTGATGGTACATTTCTCATTTTGGTAA